A stretch of DNA from Aliarcobacter thereius LMG 24486:
GATGGGGTGCACACGTTATTGAACAAAGAGAAGATGGAAAAATAATTAGACCATCAGCAAACTATACTGGACCAGAACCAAGAGCTTATGTTCCTTTAGAAGAGAGAAAATAATTTAATTTAGGTCAAAATGACCTAAATTTATACTTCAAATTTAAAAATATATAAAAATGGAAAAATAAAATGACAAATGAAAAATATCTTAAACAATTAAATGGTTTAGATGTTAAATACTATGATGTAAAAAGTGCAGTTGAAGATATAAAAACTGGTTCTTTTGCTAAACTTAACTACACATCAAGAGTATTAGCAGAAAACCTTTTAAGAAAATGCCCTAGTGCAGATTTAAAAGAGTCTTTAATTCAATTAATAGAAAAAAGAACAGATAGAGATTTTCCTTGGTATCCAAGTAGAGTTATCTGTCATGATATTCTAGGTCTTACAGCTTTTGTTGATCTTGCAGGTCTTAGGGAAGCAGTTGCAAGTAAAGGTGTTGACCCACAAAAAATCAATCCTGTTGTTCCAACTCAACTAATCGTTGACCACTCATTAGCTGTTGAATGTGGTGGATTTGATCCAGATGCATTTCAAAAGAATAGAGATATTGAAGATAGAAGAAATGCTGATAGATTTGACTTTATAAACTGGACAAAAAAGGCATTTGATAATGTTGATGTTATTCCTCCAGGAAATGGTATTATGCACCAAATAAACCTTGAAAAAATGTCACCAGTTATTCACAATATTGATGGTATTGCAAGTCCTGATACTCTTGTTGGTACAGATTCACACACACCTCATGTTGATGCTCTTGGAGTAATTGCAGTTGGTGTTGGAGGACTTGAAGCTGAAAATGTAATGCTTGGAAACCCATCTTATATGAGAGTTCCTGAAATAATTGGAGTTGAAATAAAAGGTGTAAGAGCCGCTGGAATAACAGCAACTGATATTGCATTAGCATTAACATCATTTTTAAGAGAAAATAATGTAATTTCTGCATATTTAGAATTCTATGGAAGTGGAATTAGATATTTAGATTTAGGTGATAGAGCGACTATTTCTAATATGACTCCTGAATATGGAGCAAGTGCAGCAATGTTTGCTATTGATGATAAAACTATTGATTATTTAAAAATCACAGGAAGAACTCCTGAGCAAGTAAAACTTGTAGAAACATATGCAAAAGCAAATGGATTATGGGCTGATAGTTTAGCAGAAGCTACATATGCTAGAACTATTGAATTTGATCTATCAACAGTTACAAGAAGTTTAGCAGGTCCATCAAAGCCACATAAACTTGTACCTACTTCAACATTAGATGCTGAAGGAATTACAAAAAAAATAACAATTTCAAATGATGTAATGCCAGATGGTGCAGTTTTAATTGCAGCTATTACTTCATGTACAAATACTTCAAATCCAAGAAATGTTGTTGCAGCTGGTTTAGTTGCTAAAAAAGCAAATGAGCTTGGTCTTACAAGAAAAAGATGGGTTAAATCATCATTAGCACCTGGTTCAAAAGTTTCTGAACTATATCTAAAAGATTCTGGTCTTTTAAGTGAATTAGAAAAACTAGGTTTTGGTATTGTTGGATTTGCATGTACAACTTGTAATGGTATGAGTGGTGCACTTGATCCAAAACTTGAGAAAGAAGCTGCTGATAGTGGAGTTTACACGACAGCTGTTTTATCAGGAAATAGAAACTTTGATGGAAGAATTCATCCATTTATTAAAGAAGCATTTCTAGCTTCTCCTCCACTTGTTGTTGCTTATGCATTAGCTGGAAGTATTAGATTTAATATTGAAACTGATGTTTTAGGAAAAGACAAAGATGGTAATGATATAAGATTAAAAGATATTTGGCCAAGTGATGAAGAGATTGATGCAATTGTTTACAAATCTGTAAAACCAGAGATGTTTGCAAAAATCTATGATCCAATGTTTGCAAGAGATGGGAAAAGAGAAGCTGCTGAGCCATTTTATAAATGGGATGCAAAATCAACATATATTCAAAAACCACCATATTGGGAAGATGAATTTATGAAAATGCCTGCTCTTAAAGGCTTAAGACCACTTGGAGTATTCCCTGATAATATTACAACAGACCACTTATCACCATCAAATGCTATTCAAGCAAAAAGTGCATCTGGAGAGTATTGTTTAAAAATGGGATTACCATTAGAAGATTTAAACTCTTATGCTACACATAGAGGAGATCATAATACTGCTTTGAGAGCAACTTTAGCAAATCCAAAACTATTTAATGAAATGGTAAAAGATGAAAATGGAAATGTTAAACAAGGAAGCTTGACAACAATTATGCCAGATGGTAAAGAGTCAAGAATGTGGGAAGCAATAGAAACTTATATGCAAAGAAAACAACCTCTAATAATAGTTGCTGGTACAAACTATGGACAAGGAAGTTCAAGAGATTGGGCAGCAAAAGGTGTAAGACTTGCAGGAGTTGAAGTTTTAATCGCTGAAAGTATAGAGAGAATTCATAGAACGAACCTAGTAGGAATGGGTGTTTTACCTTTACAATTTAAAGATGGAGAAACAAGACATACTTACAATATAGTAGGAACTGAAACATTTGATATTCTTGGTAATATTGAACCAAGAGGGGAATTAACAGTTGCTATGACAAGAGCTAATGGAGAGAAAATAGAATTTAAAGTAACTTGTAGACTTGATACAAGTGCTGAAGTAGAAGTTTACAAAGCTGGTGGAATTCTACAAAAATTTGCAAAAGATGTTATTGCTGAGAACAATTAATTTCTTTTAACTAGTGAAACATTTTGTTTCACTAGTTTTTAATATTTTTTAAAGATATTATAGAATTTCTTTAAAAAGTTTTAAAATTAGGAGAATTTAAATGGCATACCAAGAGCAAATAAGAGTAAAAGCAACATATATGAGAGGTGGTACTTCAAAAGGAACATTTTTTAATATAGCAGATCTTCCAAAAGAAGCACAAGAAGACAAAGTAAAAAGAGATAAACTTCTTCAAAGAATAGTGGGAAGTCCTGATATTTATAAACAACAAATGGATGGAATGGGAGGAGCAACTTCAAGTACTTCTAAGGCTATTCTTGTAGGTAAATCAACTGTTCCAAACCATGATGTTGATTACTATTTTGGACAAGTTGCTATTGATAAAGATTTTATGGATTGGAGTGGAAATTGTGGAAATTTAAGTTCAGCAGTTGGTCCTTTTGCAATTCATGAAGGACTTGTGGATAATGTTCCACAAAATGGTGTTTGTTGTGTAAGAATTTGGCAAGCAAATATCAAAAAAACAATTCTTTGCTATGTTACTATGATTGATGGAAAAGTAAAAGAGATGGGTGATTACTATATTGATGGTGTTGCATTTCCTGCCCAAGAGATAAACTTAGAATTTGCAGAGCCTGTTGATCCAAGTGAAGAGCTATTTCCTACTGGAAATTTAGTAGATGATTTAGAAGTTCCTGGTATTGGTACATTTAAAGCAACTATGATAACAGCAGGAATTCCAACAATATTTTTAAATGCAAGTGATATTGGATATAAAGGAACTGAACTTCAATCAGATATAAATAGTGATGCCCAAGCCTTAGCTAGATTTGAAAAAATAAGATCTTATGGTGCATTAAAAATGGGTTTAATATCTGATTTAAGTGAAGCAGAAACAAGACAACATACTCCAAAAATTGCTTTTGTTGCACCAAAATCTGATTTTACTACTTCAAGTGCTAAAGAAGTAAAAGCAGATGAAATAGATCTTCATGTAAGAGCTTTATCTATGCAAAAGCTTCATCATGCAATGATGGGAACAGCTTCAGTTGCTATTGGAGTTGCTGCTTGTATAGAAGGTACTTTAGTAAATCTTGCTAGTGGTGGTGGAGAAAAATCTGCTGTTGAGTTTGGACATCCATCAGGAACGCTAAAAGTTGGAGCAGTAATTAAAAAAGAAAATGGAAAATATATAGTTGATAAAGCTACAATGAGCAGAAGTGCTAGAATTATTATGAAAGGGGAAGTTTACGCACCTGCTGATATAATGAATTAAAAGCTTAAACTTTTCTATATTTAAGGATACCTCTTTTATGAAAGCTATACTATTTATTTTAATAAGTTCTACTATTTTGTATGCTGAAATTTCACATAATTATGAAAAATCAAAAAATGAATTTATTGAAAAACAAAATAATTTTAATCTAGAAAAGAAACAGACCTTAAATAAGCATAACTCTTATAAAGAAGAAGCACTAAGAGATTTTGAGAATTATAAGAAAGCCCAACAAAAGATATTTAATGACTTTAAAAATAATATATCTAAGCTTTGGGAAAATCCAAAAATGCCATCAGCAAAATCATTGATTAATTATACAAACGATAGAAAAACAAGAGGTGAAATAAACTTTGAGAATGAAGAAATTATAGTTGAAACTATTGCAAGTTCTTATGATGAAGCAGTTAAAAATTTAAGAAAAGAGCTAAATATACTTGTAAGTATTGATACTAAAGAGTTCAATAAGATAGACCCCTTTGAAAAAGAGCTCTCTTCTATTAAAAAATCAAATAAAATTATAGATAGTTCATTTAAAAATGAATCTATTTTAAGTGATGCAATATTTGGGAAAAAACCATCTAAAAAAGAGTTAAATAGTTTTTCAAATAGTAATATAAATAATAAATCTATAAAAGTTCATAATAGTCCAAAAATACCTAATCAAAAAGTTTATAGTGTAATTGTTCCAATGCCAAATCAAACTATGATAAATAAATCAAAAGAGTATGAAAAAGAGGTTACTAAACAAGGAAAAATAAGATCTATTCCTAGAAGTTTAATTTTTGCAGTTATTCATTCTGAAAGTGCTTATAATCCAAAAGCGAGATCTCATATTCCAGCATTTGGGCTTATGCAAATAGTTCCATCAAGTGCAGGAAAAGATGTTTATGAGCTTTTATACAATGAAGAGAAATTAGTAAGTGACAATTATCTATACAATTCAACGAATAATATAACTATGGGAACAGCTTATTTACATATGCTATATTTCAAATATCTTTCAAAAATCAAAGATAAAGAGAGCAGATTATATTGTGCAATAGCAGCTTATAATACAGGTGCAGGAAATGTTGCAAAAGCTTTTTCTAAAACAACAAATATATCTAAAGCAGCTCAAATTATAAATAAAATGTCTTCAAAAGATGTATATAATCATCTTTTAAAGAATCTTCCTTATGATGAAACAAAAGGGTATTTAGAAAAAGTTACTTCAAGAATGTATAGTTATGAAGAGATTTATAATAAATAGAAGAACTATTTAAAATAGTTCTTCTTAAAGCTTATTCTTCTATATTATCAGATGATTTATTATCTTTATTTTTAATTCTTTCTCTATTCTCTTTAAAATTCAAATAAAACTCTATCTCACCTGGAGTTAATATTTTAATTGTATTTGTACTTCCAGGAATTCCAACAGGATATCCAATAGTTGCAATATATATTCCATTTTTATTTAAGATTTTATTTTTTTGTAAAGTTCTTAACATTTTTTGAATCATTTTTGATGCTTGTGCTTCTTTTATAGATGCAACTGGAACAACTCCCCAGAATGCTGTTAAAGCACCTAAAACAGGTTTGCTATGTGTAAATGTATATATAGGTGTTTTAGGTCTATATCTTGACATTTTTCTTGCAGAGTTTCCACTACTTGTCATAGCTAAAATTCCATCAGCATTCATATCATCAGCAAGTTTTGTAACCGTTGCTTGAATTACATCAAACTCATCTAAATATGGTAAGTGATCTCTTTTTTTAT
This window harbors:
- the acnD gene encoding Fe/S-dependent 2-methylisocitrate dehydratase AcnD translates to MTNEKYLKQLNGLDVKYYDVKSAVEDIKTGSFAKLNYTSRVLAENLLRKCPSADLKESLIQLIEKRTDRDFPWYPSRVICHDILGLTAFVDLAGLREAVASKGVDPQKINPVVPTQLIVDHSLAVECGGFDPDAFQKNRDIEDRRNADRFDFINWTKKAFDNVDVIPPGNGIMHQINLEKMSPVIHNIDGIASPDTLVGTDSHTPHVDALGVIAVGVGGLEAENVMLGNPSYMRVPEIIGVEIKGVRAAGITATDIALALTSFLRENNVISAYLEFYGSGIRYLDLGDRATISNMTPEYGASAAMFAIDDKTIDYLKITGRTPEQVKLVETYAKANGLWADSLAEATYARTIEFDLSTVTRSLAGPSKPHKLVPTSTLDAEGITKKITISNDVMPDGAVLIAAITSCTNTSNPRNVVAAGLVAKKANELGLTRKRWVKSSLAPGSKVSELYLKDSGLLSELEKLGFGIVGFACTTCNGMSGALDPKLEKEAADSGVYTTAVLSGNRNFDGRIHPFIKEAFLASPPLVVAYALAGSIRFNIETDVLGKDKDGNDIRLKDIWPSDEEIDAIVYKSVKPEMFAKIYDPMFARDGKREAAEPFYKWDAKSTYIQKPPYWEDEFMKMPALKGLRPLGVFPDNITTDHLSPSNAIQAKSASGEYCLKMGLPLEDLNSYATHRGDHNTALRATLANPKLFNEMVKDENGNVKQGSLTTIMPDGKESRMWEAIETYMQRKQPLIIVAGTNYGQGSSRDWAAKGVRLAGVEVLIAESIERIHRTNLVGMGVLPLQFKDGETRHTYNIVGTETFDILGNIEPRGELTVAMTRANGEKIEFKVTCRLDTSAEVEVYKAGGILQKFAKDVIAENN
- the prpF gene encoding 2-methylaconitate cis-trans isomerase PrpF — translated: MAYQEQIRVKATYMRGGTSKGTFFNIADLPKEAQEDKVKRDKLLQRIVGSPDIYKQQMDGMGGATSSTSKAILVGKSTVPNHDVDYYFGQVAIDKDFMDWSGNCGNLSSAVGPFAIHEGLVDNVPQNGVCCVRIWQANIKKTILCYVTMIDGKVKEMGDYYIDGVAFPAQEINLEFAEPVDPSEELFPTGNLVDDLEVPGIGTFKATMITAGIPTIFLNASDIGYKGTELQSDINSDAQALARFEKIRSYGALKMGLISDLSEAETRQHTPKIAFVAPKSDFTTSSAKEVKADEIDLHVRALSMQKLHHAMMGTASVAIGVAACIEGTLVNLASGGGEKSAVEFGHPSGTLKVGAVIKKENGKYIVDKATMSRSARIIMKGEVYAPADIMN
- a CDS encoding murein transglycosylase domain-containing protein, with product MKAILFILISSTILYAEISHNYEKSKNEFIEKQNNFNLEKKQTLNKHNSYKEEALRDFENYKKAQQKIFNDFKNNISKLWENPKMPSAKSLINYTNDRKTRGEINFENEEIIVETIASSYDEAVKNLRKELNILVSIDTKEFNKIDPFEKELSSIKKSNKIIDSSFKNESILSDAIFGKKPSKKELNSFSNSNINNKSIKVHNSPKIPNQKVYSVIVPMPNQTMINKSKEYEKEVTKQGKIRSIPRSLIFAVIHSESAYNPKARSHIPAFGLMQIVPSSAGKDVYELLYNEEKLVSDNYLYNSTNNITMGTAYLHMLYFKYLSKIKDKESRLYCAIAAYNTGAGNVAKAFSKTTNISKAAQIINKMSSKDVYNHLLKNLPYDETKGYLEKVTSRMYSYEEIYNK